The nucleotide window CCTCAACCCTGGGAGTGTCTTTTTTATGTGCTCATTGGCCACTCCTATCTTTCTTTGGCAACATAATCTACTGGGCCCTTTGTCTTCTGCCCCACCCAGCTTTGTCACTGTTGTTCGGGGGTTTTTGTTCGATTGTTTCAAATAGTGGCTTGGTATGCTCTATTTGGTGTCacgtgggtgttttgcctgcatgtgcatctgtgcaccatgtgtgtacctggtgcctatggaggaGAGAGGATCCCCTGGAGGTAACAGCAGTTGTGAGCCGccgtgagggtgctgggaactgaactctggtcccctggaagagcggccagtgctcgtaaccactgaaccatctctccagcccctctgcccAGCTTTCCTGAGCTAAAGTTGACGATGGTTGAGTGTTCCTGTATGGAATCTTAAACCTTCTTGCATTTTTACGATGCCATGTAGTTCGTTTCTTTCTAGCAGACACTTTTCTAGTAAAGCCTCCTGTCTGGAGATTTCTTGTTATGAGTGTTAATTTTCTCGTTGAGTGAGTGACTCATCTATTCTCATCTGTCTCACATATTGGGTCAACTGGCTAAACTTTGTCTTTATTTCTCACTGGAAGGTGGGCCTGCTTTGCTGTGGTTATTGCTGGCTGGGACGCCTGAGGCATGGCGCCCTTCTGCTTGATTAACCTCAGATTTTACCATCCCTTTCAGTTCACTGGTCCCAACCCTGGCTCGTTTCCAAAACCAACAGGGGCAGGGCCCTGCTCGGCTGCACTGATTCCTACCCGCTCACCTGCAACACAGCCCTCCATGCTTTCCAGCATGGCAGTCGCAAAGCCCTACTTCCTGACCGTGCTCgttctgctgctcctggttgacAAGACAGCAGGTAACTCGGGTCTCTCTAAAGCTCTGGGGTTCCAGGCGTACCATTGGTGTCTCCGTGACCTCTGAAAAAGTCCCGTAGAATAAGCACACAACACAGGGTCAGCTTTGTCAAGATCCCCCTTAACTCTCTCTCAAGTCAAACTTAAGGTTGTTGCTGGCTTCTGTTCCTGACACGGCGGAGACTCAGAGCACGAAGGGCATCAGAAAGTGCTGTAGCTGGCATGGGAGCCTGAGCCGTGGTGTCAGTGTGGGAAGTTGGAGAAGGAACGATGAGTCTGGTGTGGGATAGTGAGCTGGGGGTAGTGAGATAGACTGtaagaccacagagaaagaggaggattgGAAAGGTGAATATGGCTGAGGGTCAGGCGGGCAGCTCTGGTGTCATTTGGAGAGTAAGTGGTATTTGCTGCTGGATGAGCTGGGAGGAGTTTAGTGAAACTAGGAATTGGGATGGAGTGGTGTCTGGGGTTTGACTCTGTTAGGTTCATGCCGTGAATTAGGGCTGGGTGACTCCTCTTGTGCCTGTTTGCATTAGGTTTTGTAAGTGAAACATGAGTGCTTATCAGAATGGGAAGAGTTTGATTGACGTTACATGTCTGACTCTAGGAGGAATCTCACTGAGGCCAGGTACGGGGTGATTCTTAAGCTTCAGTAAAAGCTGAATTAGTCAAGGCAAGGCTGCAGTTGTTACTGATGTGGCGAGGTGAGGATTCACAAACACAGTGTTGGTACTGTAATTCGCCATTTCCATGTGTTGCTAATTCCTTTGACTGCATGGGTTTTATGTCGACTTGCCATcactttctatttttgtttttgtgcctgTAGTTTTGAGATCAACACAAATAAACTGTTGCCAGGAACCAATatcaacattcttttctcttGTGTGTTCCTCTGGGTCTCTTACAGTTTCAGTTCCTTGAGTATTGCCTGTGGCATAGGGTCCAATTTCATCCTTTATGGGTAGATATACACTTTTCCCAACACCAGTCACTGAAGAAACTTTGCCTTTATGAATAACTGCTCAACCTACAGAAAGTATTTACATCACACAGTCTATTTTTAAAGTGGCTTAGAGGCCGGGCATGgaggggtggcacacacctttcagccctgcacctgggaggcagaggagtgcgtatctctgagtctgaggccagcctgggttatagagTAAAGATCCGGGACAGCCAGAGCAAAAccgaaataaaacaaataaaatggcttAGAGAAGATACCCACCTAAGAAAGTTAATGAACAAAAATATCAAATAAGTATTAAATGTTGAAGAAAAGCTTTGGTGATGGTAGGGAGTGACCATGGTTTCATGGGCATGTACATATGTCTGAACTGAAAGTGTGTTATTAAATACATGCATCCCACAGTGGAACAATCAAGAGGTTCTAGAAATAAGTGGGAAGAAAATGTCTGCTATCATTTTCCAGCAAGTGGGGAGAAAATATCTACTATCATTTTCCAGTTTTGAGGAAGATTTTAGAGTGAGGACTTGAAGTGTGAGCAGGAGATGGGAATGGTTCTGGCACAAGCAGAGACACTGGGCACAGCTTGGGCCTGGCACTGTGGGAAAGGTGGGTGGTCTCCTTCATCCTGAGTACCAAATGCCTGTGTCTAAAGTTGTCCTCCCCACCCTTCGCAggtttctctttcctgtcctccccTTTCACTTACTATTTCTCCTTCACATTCTCCTTCTGAGTCACTTTTCCCTTCTCTCCAGTTTACAGAAGGACCCTTGACTTCCTGGTCAGTAAAGCTAGTTGTGGAATGGTGGTAGAGGGCACAGACGGACTCGTGAGAAATGACACGAGAAGGCAGCACGCCATGCTTCAAAAGCTTCTCGTGACTTTATGACCGTCTCCAGGCAGGATTTGTGGGCAGGAGCTGTTCCTGACAACCCTTTCCACCAGGACGGTCAAAGTCATCTCTTCCTTTCATTGCCCCAAACATGCATATCAAATTGAACTATTTGATGCCAAGACTGTCTCTAAACTGATGTGTTCTCAGCACTGGGCTGAGGACTTTGCGTAGAGTAGATTtgaacaaatttctttttttcttttactttttctttctttttttttcttgagtggaCAAAGGAAAGTGTGAATGACCTATGACCAGTATATGAGACGAGGAAGAAGCTCAGGAGGCAGGTGGGGGACAGCCATGCCTGGGCACACAGATGTTTGAGAAATGATGTGTCCCATTGATTTGGGGTCCAGATGGAGCTGTTAGAAAGGGATCAgagtagggctagagagatggctcagtggttaagagcatttactgctcttgtgGAGAGCCCAActtcaatcctcagcacccgTATTGGGTAGTTCATAACCACATGAAACTCTAGCCCCAGGTGatcacatgactttttcttctagACTCTGctggcacttgcacacacattaCAAATCcacacattaaaaaatgaaataaattctaaaaagaaagtgTCTGAGCACATCTTTTGCTTGTTTaacaaagattttatttttatttttagggtatgtgcatacacacacgtgtgtaggtgcccacagaggccaggagagggcagcagAATCTCTGAAGTTATAGCTACGGGCAACTGTGAGCCTCCTGACATCTGTGATGAGCGCCAAACTCAAAGTCCCCTGCAGCTGCAGCCAGCCCAGTATCACTCCCTTTCTGGTTTATGACAATTTATTTCGCTCTTAAAAACAATTCAGCTGGCAGTGTCTGTGGTTGAACTTGAGGGGGCTTTTAGGGTTCGGCTCTCATTTCAGGCAGGAGCCCATGGCTGTTTGCCCAAGGCCCCAGCAAACTGCTCTTGCTCTGGCTTTAGCTAAGAGCATGCTGGATCAGCTACATAAGAGGGCTGTGAGTGAGTAATCCCCAAGCTGTGAGACTTCATGAGCTTCCTTCACAAACATAGCTGAGGTTTCCTGGCCTGGTGCACACCTCCCCTTTCCCATTTCTCACGTGGGGAGACTAGGATTAGAGACACAACACTATACAGAGACTCAGAGGCAGTGCTGGGCCCCCAAGGCAGCTCATGAAGGGTGAGAGAGATGGCTAACGGTGGCTTGAATGTGACACCAGGGGTGATATGGAGCAACTCCTTgttaggaaacagcaggagaggcTGTGCATGTCTGTGAGTAAAGCTTTATTTCGAAAAATACTTTTTGAGCTGCTGTGGGTTGAGTCATCTTGGggtagaggagaggagagagtaaAGACAAGGCAGTTGTCTGATCTCTAGCCCTCAGTATCTACATCCCCAGCCATCCCTCTGTGCCCTGGAccagcaggtcattcttcagtgacagggtcctaaGCAGGAGGGCCAGGAGATGAGAAGATAAAGAAGATAGGAAAGCTGGCCAGGAAATATTGCACAAGCAAGGTTATTAAGAAGCGCAGTATCTTATGTACCATTTTCCAGGGTCAAGGGGTGGTGGCCCAAGGTCAGCAGAAAGCTAAATCAAGCAATGTTGGCAAAGAGACCATAGGATACCTCAGACACATCTGATAACCACAGCCTTTCAGTGAGGAAAGCTGGTTCCCAGGAACCGAAACAGCTCTCACCAAGTCTGCCCCTGAGCAAGGCCTCAGAGCTGACTTTCCTTTGATTCTTCCTTCAGTGTCTCTGAAAGTCTTAGGTTGCTCTGGCTTCCATCACCTCTAAGGCATGACAGAGATTTTGTGGCCTCTGACTTCTGGGAAACAGAAATTCTTGCCTTTCCATCTTGCTGGTAATTTCCTTTATGGTGAAGAagcttttaaaatgttgtttattGCACTTATTTATtgatgtgtgtgctcatgtgcatgcTCTTTCCAAGTCAGAGCACAGCTTGCGGGAAAGTGCCTGGGGACCACTTTCTAACCATCGGGCTAGGTGACATGGCACCCAGTGTCTTCTCTAGATTTCCAAGGCACTTCACACATGCACCAGGGCCCCGATGCTTCCAGATGTGAGTCCTGAGCCATTTTTCCTTATTATTTCCTCTTTGGTTCTCCGTCTTCAGTTCAACTTGTGAAGTTTTACTCCTTCttgtttaaaaaacagaaagtgaCGTAGCACTCTTTTTTTCTATGAAATAAATCACGTCATACCTCCATCGTCTCTCTTTCCTCAGTGTTAACAATGAATTgactttattcatcatttattgtgtgtgtggaagtgtggaCACGTGAGCCAtctcatgtgtgtggaggtcaggggggAACCTGCAAGAGTCTGTGGCTCTCAGGGACTGAAAACAGGTCATCAGGCTCGGTGACAAGCACCTTTCCTCACTAAACCAGCTAGCTGGCCCATTTTTTACTTACCAACTGGAGACTTTGGGAGGTCCCGCATGAATGCCTGCCTGGGTGTAAAGTGAGAAAGAGATGGAAGGCTGGACAGGCCTCCGAATGCCAAGCTAGGCCTGCCGGACTGACTGTTGAAGGCCTCATGGCCACATACATGAGGCAAAAGGATGCTGCCTGGGGAATCCTTGCAAAGGGAGGGAGTGTGACCTTCAGAGCAGTGAGCGTGGGCTTGATGTCCCTGAGACCCGcagactcctgcaagctgtcctcggACTTCCATACATGTGTGGCGGCTCAcgtgcccaccccacccccaaatttCATACCGATGTGATCAAGAACAAGCAAAGGAAATTTGGATCACACACAGACCACCTTGAGCCCCTGCATTTGCATCAAACGGTGGGATGCAGCGGGAGTTCTCGGCTTCTGTAAAAACTCAATCATGCTTGGTAAGCATGTTTTGATCCCGAGTGTGGGATACTGGgctgctttagtttgtccacagctgatgaTTGCCTCATGCAGGGCATGGTCATGCCACCTggagttagtggaattctgagaCTCTGGAAGCATATAAACACCAGAACCCAGGGAGAGGAAGGTGCTTTTGGGGAGACGGGCGGAGGAAGAAGGCTTTTGGTTCTGCTGAGCTGCTAGATAGAGTGACGGCTGAGATTAATATTGTTTCCAAAGAACCCGACGACCCCAACCAGCTGGAACCAATTATAAAGAGGTCTACACCCtgtctccccactaaccttctttctttcctacctcgGGTTGGGGTTTGGAAGGGTGGTAGAGGcattaaggaaccccaaataaatagttttaaaaatagtgcctgggggggtggggggaggagagaggcacTCTCTCCTTGGAGGGTTCTCCAAGGCACCACCTGAGAGATCCTGACACAAAGGAGGTGGCAGTGAATGCCTGCACTGTTTTCTTCCTCATGCCTCATCTGTTGTAAGAGCCAGCTGGCAAATAGTACTTAGAAAATGCCAACTGTTTGCCAGGAACTTTGGGGTTTCAGTCAAGGAGCCTGAACACTTGTGCATGCCACTGGTTGAGCGGTCCACAGCTACCAAGCCCGGCTTCAGCCCTGtgcagcacatgtgtggaggAGGGGCGGGCGGGGAGAACACCCGCATCCGCCCCACGCATGCGTGAGCCACACTAGCAGGACCGTGTGTCTGTCACAGGCTGTGGCACACACGTGCCCTGGACCTGCTTCCTTGGGCGCAATGTACAGAGACGTGTGTGGAACACACTTGTGCCTGCTTCATAGCATCAAGCCACGAACGCCCACAGGTTCAAACATGTGTGTTTGCTTCTGAAACTCACATTGCTAGAGAGAGGCACACAGAGCGTGTCAACTCGTGGTGGCAGTCCATGGACTCAGGGTATTTGGGAAAAACATTCACAACAATGATGCCATATAACTACTTATTAAATTACTGTAATAAGTAACTTAATTGcattattaatttatataatatttatatgcttatataataaaatataatttcagtACTTATTAAATCCTTGATGATTTTATGGACATCTCCTGTGTGCTAATTCTATCATCACAAAACCCTTACGGACTTGGCCCTGTTGTTTCTTCCATTGTAAAGATGACGCAGGGCCAGAGGACTGAAGGAAGCCACATAGCATGGAGCTAGCACAGGACAGAGCCCCAGGCTGACTCCAGATGTTTTGACTCCGGGTCCTGTGCTCAAAGGGACTGTTTCAGATCAATCATGGTTTCTCACCGCTAGCATCACTGCTGCACAGAAACCAAGCTTGGCTATGTCTTTCCCAGGTGACCTGTTTGGATTCCGCAGTAGCAAGAGACAAGTACCTTGGATTCCATGTGAGCTTCACAGGGGGATATGCAGAAATGCCTGCCAGAAGTTCGAGATCCAACACTTAACCTGCCCAAAGAAGAGAAAGTGCTGCCTCAAATATCCTATGAAAATCACCAGTTTCTAACCCTGAGACGAAGTCTGGCTTGGCTGTCACAAATGCTTCAAGCTACTGTCAACTTTGAATGTCACCAGCGTCATCCCTTCTTGTAGTCATCTTTCCCACATGCTGTAATGCTCTCCTCATAAAAATGTGCTTCTTttcatgcctctctctctctttctctttctctctcagtgtcCCTCGCTGGTTGGGACAGGTTAGTCTGGGAGCTGGATGG belongs to Meriones unguiculatus strain TT.TT164.6M chromosome 4, Bangor_MerUng_6.1, whole genome shotgun sequence and includes:
- the Defb116 gene encoding beta-defensin 116, translating into MAVAKPYFLTVLVLLLLVDKTAGDLFGFRSSKRQVPWIPCELHRGICRNACQKFEIQHLTCPKKRKCCLKYPMKITSF